Proteins encoded within one genomic window of Catenulispora sp. MAP5-51:
- a CDS encoding cytochrome c oxidase assembly protein: MTAVPMPGPLTGSQVGSAWRLNPYVGALLLALAALYIVGTLAARRRGGRWPLHRTVLYLLGLALFGWTTMSFLAVYQQVMFWPRAVQIITLLMVVPLFLALGMPVTLAVEGGPRWLAALVRRVLATRIAALATFPAVVSIVFLVTPFTVYFSPIYEATLRSRGSAWVLSFALAALGFFYYWTRLRLDPVPKEYPHLVSVWITFAEAIADGALGLTLMLGHHLVAGDWYTALNRPGGLSPKQDQVWGGGALWLIGDLAGVPFLGALWRRMFDEDRDKAAEVDAELDALEAEGAIVYGTASSAIPAVRDETGDVGDDVDASPPASISHTSPATVGAAATGEEAKRTRPWWESDPVLGRRMGFLDEE; encoded by the coding sequence TTGACGGCCGTTCCGATGCCCGGTCCGCTGACCGGGTCGCAGGTGGGCTCGGCGTGGCGGCTGAATCCTTACGTCGGGGCGCTGCTGCTGGCCCTCGCGGCGCTGTACATCGTCGGCACGCTGGCGGCCCGGCGCCGCGGCGGGCGCTGGCCGCTGCACCGGACGGTGCTCTACCTGCTGGGCCTGGCGCTGTTCGGCTGGACGACGATGTCGTTCCTGGCGGTGTACCAGCAGGTGATGTTCTGGCCGCGCGCCGTGCAGATCATCACCCTGCTCATGGTGGTGCCGCTGTTCCTGGCGCTCGGGATGCCGGTGACCCTGGCCGTCGAGGGCGGCCCGCGATGGCTGGCGGCGCTGGTCCGGCGGGTGCTGGCGACGCGGATCGCGGCGCTGGCGACGTTCCCGGCCGTGGTGTCGATCGTGTTCCTGGTGACGCCGTTCACCGTCTACTTCTCGCCGATCTACGAGGCCACGCTGCGTTCGCGCGGCTCGGCGTGGGTGCTGAGCTTCGCGCTGGCCGCGCTGGGGTTCTTCTACTACTGGACGCGGCTGCGGCTGGACCCGGTGCCGAAGGAGTACCCGCACCTGGTGTCGGTGTGGATCACGTTCGCGGAGGCGATCGCCGACGGGGCGCTGGGCCTGACGCTGATGCTCGGGCACCACCTGGTCGCCGGGGACTGGTACACGGCCCTGAACCGGCCGGGGGGGCTGTCGCCCAAGCAGGACCAGGTGTGGGGCGGCGGGGCGTTGTGGCTCATCGGGGACCTGGCCGGGGTGCCGTTCCTCGGGGCGCTGTGGCGGCGGATGTTCGACGAGGACCGGGACAAGGCCGCCGAGGTGGACGCGGAGTTGGACGCGCTGGAGGCCGAGGGGGCGATCGTCTACGGGACGGCCTCGTCCGCCATCCCGGCGGTCCGTGACGAGACGGGCGACGTAGGTGATGACGTAGACGCGTCCCCGCCGGCGTCTATTTCTCATACTTCTCCCGCGACCGTCGGCGCGGCCGCCACCGGCGAGGAGGCGAAGCGGACCCGCCCCTGGTGGGAGAGCGATCCGGTGCTCGGGCGACGGATGGGTTTCCTCGACGAAGAGTGA
- a CDS encoding extracellular solute-binding protein, producing MWSRPSTPYRRSPLYGSSRRRAAPATKLNITSGAPLTYTNWWAGLVKSGDALNTGRPTADAQAAFKAGKVAMNLESTGVLGGYVDAGSKASSPFTVATAPFPKVSASDTGGPVIGGASLWIDRVGHSDAEVRAAWEFAKFASSAQQQAAWHQATGYFPVSVSALQDPSDVAYRQAHPQFQTAIDELKATQPAPATAGCLLGVMPQARADLEQAMLTVATTGTSADSALSDASTKISKLISDYNSAVGG from the coding sequence CTGTGGTCTCGACCATCAACTCCCTACAGGCGTTCACCGCTATACGGATCCTCGCGCCGGAGGGCGGCCCCGGCGACCAAGCTGAACATCACCTCCGGCGCCCCGCTGACCTACACCAACTGGTGGGCCGGGCTGGTCAAGAGCGGCGACGCGCTGAACACCGGCCGCCCGACCGCGGACGCCCAGGCGGCGTTCAAGGCCGGCAAGGTGGCGATGAACCTGGAGTCCACCGGCGTGCTCGGCGGCTACGTGGACGCCGGCTCGAAGGCCTCCTCGCCGTTCACCGTGGCCACCGCGCCGTTCCCGAAGGTCTCGGCCTCCGACACCGGCGGCCCGGTGATCGGCGGCGCCTCGCTGTGGATCGACCGGGTCGGGCACTCCGACGCCGAGGTCCGCGCGGCGTGGGAGTTCGCCAAGTTCGCCTCCTCGGCGCAGCAGCAGGCCGCCTGGCACCAGGCGACCGGCTACTTCCCGGTCAGCGTCTCGGCGCTGCAGGACCCGTCGGATGTCGCGTACCGCCAGGCGCACCCGCAGTTCCAGACCGCGATCGACGAGCTGAAGGCCACCCAGCCGGCCCCCGCGACCGCGGGCTGCCTGCTCGGCGTGATGCCGCAGGCGCGCGCCGACCTGGAGCAGGCGATGCTGACCGTGGCGACCACGGGCACCTCGGCGGACTCCGCCCTGTCCGACGCCTCGACGAAGATCTCCAAGCTGATCAGCGATTACAACTCGGCGGTCGGCGGCTGA
- a CDS encoding DUF475 domain-containing protein, protein MHGRDFGVAYGATLLGLVLALWLGGVESATVVAMLAVLEVALSFDNAVVNATVLRRFDVRWQRIFLTVGVLIAVFGMRLVIPMVVLMAATRQNPVHVLSSSIHDPNGYAHEILGVQPLIAAFGGVFLLMIFMDFFLSGNDQVWLPFFERRLAALGERFKPLALEAFQVVGVVLFLLIAARTFATDHPLGVPVAGVIGLVTYFTIKRLSEAAAGRSEALAEEADERPPQGRQALMLFIYLEVLDASFSFDSVMGGFSVTVDIALFTIGLGIGAAYVRSLTVFLVRKKTLDRYVYLEHGAYYSIGVLAVLLLVEIGPDVPDWLASLAGTSMIVAAFVHSAVKAKGEDRAGADRRALKS, encoded by the coding sequence ATGCACGGACGGGACTTCGGCGTCGCCTACGGCGCCACCCTTCTGGGTTTAGTGCTCGCCCTGTGGCTCGGGGGCGTGGAGTCGGCGACCGTCGTGGCGATGCTGGCCGTGCTGGAAGTGGCGCTGTCCTTCGACAACGCCGTCGTGAACGCGACGGTGCTGCGCCGGTTCGACGTGCGCTGGCAGCGCATCTTCCTGACGGTCGGCGTCCTCATCGCGGTCTTCGGGATGCGGCTGGTCATCCCGATGGTGGTGCTGATGGCGGCCACCCGCCAGAACCCGGTGCACGTGTTGAGCAGTTCCATCCATGATCCGAACGGCTACGCGCACGAGATCCTCGGGGTGCAGCCGCTGATCGCCGCGTTCGGCGGGGTCTTCCTGCTGATGATCTTCATGGACTTCTTCCTCAGCGGCAACGACCAGGTCTGGCTGCCGTTCTTCGAGCGGCGGCTGGCCGCGCTCGGCGAGCGGTTCAAGCCGCTGGCGCTGGAGGCGTTCCAGGTCGTCGGCGTCGTGCTCTTCCTGCTGATCGCCGCCCGGACCTTCGCGACGGACCACCCGTTGGGCGTCCCGGTCGCCGGGGTCATCGGGCTGGTCACCTACTTCACCATCAAGCGGCTCTCCGAGGCCGCGGCGGGCCGCAGCGAGGCGCTGGCCGAGGAGGCCGACGAGCGGCCACCGCAGGGACGCCAGGCCCTGATGCTCTTCATCTACCTGGAAGTCCTGGACGCCAGCTTCTCCTTCGACAGCGTGATGGGCGGCTTCTCCGTCACCGTCGACATCGCGCTGTTCACCATCGGCCTGGGTATCGGCGCGGCCTACGTCCGCAGCCTGACGGTGTTCCTGGTCCGCAAGAAGACCCTGGACCGCTACGTCTACCTCGAACACGGCGCCTACTACTCGATCGGCGTGCTGGCCGTGCTGCTGCTGGTGGAGATCGGCCCGGACGTGCCGGACTGGCTGGCCTCGCTGGCCGGCACCTCGATGATCGTGGCCGCCTTCGTCCATTCGGCGGTGAAGGCGAAGGGGGAAGACCGGGCGGGCGCCGACCGCCGCGCGCTGAAGTCCTGA
- a CDS encoding nuclear transport factor 2 family protein, translating into MNSEHAIADRFALDDLLTAYAVAIDTDQVTELTRLSTPDAVFDYQSSGGPRGSVEDAQQWLEKSLTLVPVRAHLIVNRRFEIHGDTACAEAHFFNPMSVRVPGQKGDMWNPGGGYYSVNFRRMDKGWRISELVMLQTWRVAVAVHTVGKAGGGHRAS; encoded by the coding sequence TTGAACAGTGAGCACGCCATAGCCGACCGGTTCGCCCTCGACGACCTGCTCACGGCCTACGCGGTGGCGATCGACACCGACCAGGTGACGGAACTCACACGGCTGTCGACACCGGACGCGGTTTTCGACTACCAGTCCAGCGGCGGTCCGCGCGGATCCGTGGAGGACGCACAGCAGTGGTTGGAGAAGTCCCTCACGCTGGTCCCAGTCCGGGCGCACCTCATCGTGAACCGGCGCTTCGAGATCCACGGCGACACCGCCTGCGCCGAGGCGCACTTCTTCAACCCGATGTCCGTGCGCGTACCCGGACAGAAGGGCGACATGTGGAACCCCGGCGGGGGCTACTACTCCGTCAACTTCCGGCGGATGGACAAGGGCTGGCGCATCTCAGAGCTCGTCATGCTCCAGACGTGGCGGGTCGCCGTCGCGGTGCACACGGTGGGAAAGGCGGGCGGAGGGCACCGCGCCTCCTGA
- a CDS encoding YnfA family protein: protein MVVARSVALFVVAAVLEIGGAWLIWQGVREHRGWGWTACGAVSLALYGFIATLQPSADFGRVLAAYGGVFVAGSLLWAWVADGYRPDRFDVIGAAVCLIGMAVIMYAPRR, encoded by the coding sequence GTGGTGGTCGCGCGGTCCGTCGCATTGTTCGTGGTCGCGGCGGTCCTGGAGATCGGCGGCGCCTGGCTGATCTGGCAGGGCGTGCGCGAACACCGCGGATGGGGATGGACGGCGTGCGGCGCGGTGAGTCTGGCGCTCTACGGGTTCATCGCGACGCTGCAACCCTCGGCGGACTTCGGGCGGGTCCTGGCCGCGTACGGCGGGGTGTTCGTGGCGGGCTCCCTCCTGTGGGCGTGGGTGGCCGACGGTTACCGGCCGGACCGCTTCGACGTGATCGGCGCGGCGGTCTGTCTGATCGGGATGGCGGTCATCATGTACGCGCCGCGGCGCTGA
- a CDS encoding GuaB1 family IMP dehydrogenase-related protein → MRFLNQYSPPYDLTYDDVFMVPARSQVGSRLAVDLSSSDGTGTTIPLVVANMTAVAGRRMAETVARRGGLTIIPQDIPLDVVADVIGWVKDRSPVYDTPVTLAATSTVGEALALLPKRAHGALVVVDGEGRPAGIVTEADCAGVDRFTSVGDIMSRDLLTVPDGTTAEAAFDALNGKHRLAPVVDSAGRLTGLWTRKGALRSALYKPAVDDGGRLRVGAAVGINGDVAARAKELLAAGADVLVIDTAHGHQDKMFEALAAVRALNPPVPLVAGNVVSPEGTRDLIEAGADIVKVGVGPGAMCTTRMMTGVGRPQFSAVYECAAEAHRLGKHVWADGGVRHPRDVALALAAGASNVMIGSWFAGTYESPGDAVRDSDGKLYKENFGMASARAVRLRTAEDSAFDRARKALFEEGISSSRMYLDRDRPGVEDLIDAITAGVRSSCTYAGAKDLAQFHERAVVGVQSAAGFAEGKPLHSSW, encoded by the coding sequence GTGCGTTTCCTCAATCAGTACTCCCCGCCGTACGACCTCACGTACGACGACGTCTTCATGGTCCCCGCCCGATCCCAGGTCGGTTCCCGCCTGGCCGTGGACCTGAGTTCCTCCGACGGCACCGGGACCACGATCCCGCTGGTCGTGGCCAACATGACCGCCGTCGCCGGCCGCCGGATGGCCGAGACGGTCGCCCGCCGCGGCGGCCTGACGATCATCCCCCAGGACATCCCCCTCGACGTGGTCGCCGACGTGATCGGCTGGGTCAAGGACCGCAGCCCGGTCTACGACACCCCGGTCACCCTGGCCGCCACCAGCACCGTCGGCGAGGCCCTGGCGCTGCTGCCCAAGCGCGCCCACGGCGCCCTGGTCGTGGTGGACGGCGAGGGCCGCCCGGCCGGCATCGTCACCGAGGCCGACTGCGCCGGCGTCGACCGGTTCACCAGCGTCGGCGACATCATGTCCCGCGACCTGCTGACCGTCCCGGACGGCACCACCGCCGAAGCGGCCTTCGACGCCCTGAACGGCAAGCACCGCCTGGCCCCGGTCGTGGACTCCGCCGGCCGCCTCACCGGCCTGTGGACCCGCAAGGGCGCCCTGCGCTCGGCGCTGTACAAGCCGGCGGTCGACGACGGCGGCCGGCTCCGCGTCGGCGCCGCGGTCGGCATCAACGGCGACGTGGCGGCGCGCGCCAAGGAACTCCTCGCCGCCGGCGCCGACGTCCTGGTCATCGACACCGCCCACGGCCACCAGGACAAGATGTTCGAAGCCCTGGCCGCGGTCCGCGCGCTCAACCCGCCGGTCCCGCTGGTGGCCGGCAACGTGGTCAGCCCCGAGGGAACCCGCGACCTGATCGAAGCCGGCGCGGACATCGTCAAGGTGGGCGTCGGCCCCGGCGCGATGTGCACCACCCGCATGATGACCGGCGTCGGCCGCCCGCAGTTCTCGGCCGTCTACGAATGCGCGGCCGAGGCCCACCGCCTCGGCAAGCACGTCTGGGCCGACGGCGGCGTCCGCCACCCCCGCGACGTGGCGCTCGCCCTGGCCGCCGGCGCCTCCAACGTGATGATCGGCTCCTGGTTCGCCGGCACCTACGAGTCCCCCGGCGACGCGGTCCGCGACAGCGACGGGAAGCTCTACAAGGAGAACTTCGGCATGGCCTCCGCACGCGCGGTCCGCCTGCGCACCGCCGAGGACTCCGCCTTCGACCGCGCCCGCAAGGCGCTGTTCGAGGAGGGCATCTCAAGCTCGCGCATGTACCTGGACCGCGACCGGCCCGGCGTGGAGGACCTGATCGACGCCATCACGGCCGGCGTCCGCAGCTCGTGCACCTACGCCGGTGCCAAGGACCTGGCCCAGTTCCACGAGCGCGCCGTGGTCGGCGTGCAGAGCGCCGCCGGGTTCGCCGAAGGGAAGCCGCTGCACAGCAGCTGGTAA
- a CDS encoding ATP-binding protein, with the protein MEVLGVGREPRCGYRITFAVPTKSEGAAAARRVAREVFVDWGLDLDETMVDSAIVIISELVTNTAKHAALLCRQAEVTLALEYGCLTVAVHDRHPHRPKALLSPHPDDSGGWGLQLVRDLTAEVGGRTEVPADPDGGGKTVRVELPLRANRYWEFEDAVGAA; encoded by the coding sequence ATGGAAGTGCTCGGGGTCGGGCGGGAGCCGAGATGCGGCTACCGGATCACCTTCGCGGTGCCCACGAAGTCCGAGGGCGCCGCGGCTGCGCGCCGGGTGGCGCGCGAGGTCTTCGTCGACTGGGGCCTGGACCTGGACGAGACGATGGTCGACTCGGCCATCGTGATCATCAGCGAGCTGGTCACCAACACGGCCAAGCACGCGGCGCTGTTGTGCCGCCAGGCCGAGGTGACGTTGGCGCTGGAGTACGGCTGCCTGACCGTGGCCGTCCACGACCGCCATCCGCACCGCCCCAAGGCTCTGCTGAGTCCGCACCCCGACGACAGCGGAGGGTGGGGCCTGCAACTGGTGCGCGACCTGACCGCGGAGGTCGGCGGGCGCACCGAGGTCCCGGCCGATCCGGACGGCGGCGGGAAGACGGTGCGGGTGGAGTTGCCCTTGCGGGCGAACAGGTACTGGGAGTTCGAGGACGCTGTCGGGGCGGCCTGA
- a CDS encoding YibE/F family protein, with amino-acid sequence MSSRRSRSAQDRSGRSGSGQGHSHGHSHGHSHGHGPATPASTRLRTLITALLLPVAAAAVAGLVLLWPSAAKSPIPPQVWVQGTVTASALVQSGPNDGSTAPGGSTAPGGLDTTNDQLTLQITSGPTKGSSATVTVGVDPTTPKYAVGDDLVLTYDKSQPAGSQYDIKDFQRGPPLMSLAIAFALFVLVIGRWRGAGAIAALAVSFAVLVKFTLPAIVGGENSIEVAAVTAGIILFAALYATHGVSVRTSVAVLGTALSLGLIGALGEAGTKLAHLTGLGDDNAATVAGYFHKVDVQGLLLAGIIIGALGVLNDVTATQVSSVWELKAADPTMSAADLFRVGMRIGRDHIGSTVNTLVLAYAGGSLPLFVLMTTSSQGWSGAAGAEVVAEEIVRTLVGSIGLAAAVPITTALAAYFASGEGDSLAAHSSGLEYTDLRERRGRRSVIDDLNDEDPLTAEDTAIGTRPGRQSGAPGRATPVARMPESRRSGEWNLDGTRAGNGGGSGPHRMPRPAPYPASAPQPQPQAPPQAQPQPQAQPAVDPYGQNPYGSDSYGSNPYGSDPYGSDPYGSDPYGGQQNPPSYYG; translated from the coding sequence GTGAGCAGCCGACGTTCGAGGTCTGCGCAGGACCGTTCCGGCCGGAGCGGGTCCGGACAAGGACACTCCCACGGGCACTCGCACGGCCACTCGCACGGCCACGGACCGGCCACACCGGCCTCGACCCGGTTGCGGACCCTGATCACCGCGCTGCTGCTGCCGGTGGCAGCCGCTGCGGTGGCCGGGCTGGTGCTGTTGTGGCCGTCGGCGGCGAAGTCGCCGATCCCGCCGCAGGTGTGGGTGCAGGGGACGGTGACGGCCTCGGCGCTGGTGCAGTCCGGTCCGAACGACGGCAGTACCGCGCCGGGCGGGTCCACCGCCCCCGGCGGGCTGGACACCACCAACGACCAGCTCACCCTGCAGATCACCAGCGGACCGACCAAGGGCTCGAGCGCCACCGTGACGGTGGGCGTGGACCCCACCACGCCGAAGTACGCCGTCGGTGACGACCTGGTCCTGACCTACGACAAGAGCCAGCCCGCGGGCAGCCAGTACGACATCAAGGACTTCCAGCGCGGGCCGCCGCTGATGAGCCTGGCGATCGCGTTCGCGCTGTTCGTCCTGGTGATCGGCCGCTGGCGCGGGGCCGGGGCGATCGCGGCGCTGGCCGTGTCGTTCGCGGTGCTGGTGAAGTTCACGCTGCCGGCGATCGTCGGGGGTGAGAACTCCATCGAGGTGGCGGCCGTGACGGCGGGCATCATCCTGTTCGCCGCGCTGTACGCGACGCACGGGGTGTCGGTGCGGACCTCGGTGGCGGTCCTGGGCACCGCGCTGAGCCTGGGCCTGATCGGGGCCCTCGGCGAGGCCGGCACCAAGCTGGCGCACCTGACTGGCCTCGGCGACGACAACGCCGCGACCGTCGCGGGCTACTTCCACAAGGTCGACGTCCAGGGCCTGCTGCTGGCCGGGATCATCATCGGCGCGCTCGGCGTGCTCAACGACGTCACCGCCACGCAGGTCTCCTCGGTCTGGGAGCTGAAGGCGGCCGACCCGACGATGAGCGCCGCCGACCTGTTCCGCGTCGGCATGCGCATCGGCCGGGACCACATCGGCTCCACCGTGAACACCTTGGTCCTGGCGTACGCCGGCGGCAGCCTGCCGCTGTTCGTCCTGATGACCACGTCCAGCCAGGGCTGGAGCGGCGCGGCCGGCGCCGAGGTGGTGGCCGAGGAGATCGTGCGCACCCTGGTGGGCTCGATCGGCCTGGCCGCGGCCGTCCCGATCACCACGGCCCTGGCGGCCTACTTCGCCTCCGGCGAGGGCGACAGCCTGGCGGCGCACAGCTCCGGCCTGGAGTACACGGACCTGCGCGAGCGCCGTGGCCGGCGCAGCGTGATCGACGACCTGAACGACGAGGACCCGCTGACCGCCGAGGACACCGCCATCGGCACGCGCCCGGGCCGCCAGAGCGGTGCCCCGGGGCGCGCGACGCCGGTCGCGCGCATGCCGGAGAGCCGCCGCAGCGGCGAATGGAACCTGGACGGAACGCGGGCCGGGAACGGCGGGGGCAGCGGCCCGCACCGGATGCCGCGCCCGGCGCCTTATCCCGCGTCGGCACCGCAGCCACAGCCTCAGGCCCCACCCCAAGCCCAACCCCAGCCGCAGGCGCAGCCGGCTGTTGATCCCTACGGTCAGAACCCTTATGGGAGCGACTCCTATGGGAGCAACCCTTATGGGTCTGATCCCTATGGTTCCGATCCCTACGGTTCAGATCCCTATGGCGGGCAGCAGAACCCGCCGTCCTACTACGGATAG
- a CDS encoding Ig-like domain repeat protein produces the protein MTSTTPRTRRCSGAVVAAATAALVLTPAAAFAAGQPAGPGGGHSVSHRDGHSGSTSGRGGAGRSTSHRTSRAGAGHGGAGRGGAGKDGTHTAGHTGRTGTNHGGTGHGSTGHGGTGHGGTGHGGMSHGSTGRGGTGHPATGSRAGAHGAKPPVHRTSTASHRTGGAADQAGGTAQRTGSATRAKAASAKTSAADQGATVTKLSVSRSTTDDGILTMSARVSPAHRTVGASAVTGSVVFTVDGASSGPIPLTGGRAMVQAEVGPGEHTVTAAYSGDDEHMPSDSEPVSVGAE, from the coding sequence ATGACTTCGACCACGCCCCGTACCCGCCGCTGCTCGGGGGCGGTGGTCGCGGCCGCGACGGCCGCACTGGTCTTGACGCCGGCGGCGGCGTTCGCGGCCGGACAGCCGGCGGGTCCGGGCGGCGGGCACTCCGTCAGCCATCGGGACGGACACTCGGGATCCACGAGCGGGCGCGGTGGTGCGGGCCGTTCGACGTCGCACCGGACCAGCCGTGCCGGAGCGGGCCATGGCGGAGCAGGCCGCGGCGGAGCGGGCAAGGACGGCACGCACACCGCCGGACACACCGGGCGCACCGGCACGAACCACGGCGGCACAGGTCATGGCAGCACAGGTCACGGCGGCACGGGCCACGGCGGCACAGGTCACGGCGGCATGAGCCATGGCAGCACGGGCCGCGGCGGCACCGGACACCCGGCGACCGGGAGCCGGGCCGGCGCCCACGGTGCGAAGCCGCCGGTACATCGCACGAGCACGGCATCGCATCGGACCGGCGGCGCAGCAGACCAGGCCGGCGGCACAGCGCAGCGGACCGGATCGGCGACGCGGGCGAAGGCAGCCAGCGCGAAGACCTCGGCCGCCGACCAGGGCGCGACGGTCACCAAGCTCTCCGTTTCCCGGAGCACCACGGATGACGGCATCCTGACGATGTCGGCGCGTGTGTCGCCGGCGCACCGCACCGTCGGCGCCTCCGCGGTGACCGGCAGCGTGGTGTTCACGGTGGACGGCGCCTCGTCCGGCCCGATCCCGCTGACCGGGGGCCGCGCGATGGTGCAGGCCGAGGTCGGCCCGGGCGAGCACACCGTCACCGCGGCGTACAGCGGCGACGACGAGCACATGCCGAGCGATTCCGAGCCGGTGAGCGTGGGAGCGGAATGA
- a CDS encoding MBL fold metallo-hydrolase, giving the protein MRVTVLGGSGAWPTADEPCSGFLLRHEGFSLMIDAGYAVLPRLLELMPAEQLDAVYISHGHPDHCADLNPLLRARALGGAAPEPLPVYAPPGALDAVLALDRPGMLDEALARHDFEPGAGFSVGPFDLRTALLPHWVPNAAVRVAAGGRSVVYTGDGGPDPALVELARGADTLIAEATYPEVMAAGDVPYLSTARQAARQAAEAGVGKLVLTHLWAGSEPGEYLDAAAEQYDGRTCVATAGLSFDV; this is encoded by the coding sequence ATGCGGGTGACGGTGTTGGGTGGCAGCGGCGCATGGCCGACGGCTGACGAGCCGTGCAGCGGTTTTCTTCTACGCCACGAGGGCTTCTCCCTTATGATCGACGCGGGCTATGCGGTGCTGCCGCGCCTGCTGGAACTGATGCCGGCGGAGCAGCTGGACGCCGTCTACATCAGCCACGGACATCCCGACCACTGCGCTGATCTCAATCCCCTGCTCCGGGCCCGGGCCCTGGGCGGGGCCGCCCCGGAACCGCTGCCGGTGTACGCGCCGCCCGGGGCCTTGGACGCGGTGCTGGCCCTGGACCGGCCGGGGATGCTCGACGAGGCGCTGGCGCGCCACGACTTCGAGCCGGGGGCGGGATTCTCGGTCGGACCGTTCGACCTGCGCACCGCGCTGCTGCCGCACTGGGTACCCAACGCGGCGGTGCGGGTCGCGGCCGGCGGCCGATCCGTCGTCTACACCGGGGACGGCGGTCCGGACCCCGCGCTCGTCGAGTTGGCGCGGGGCGCGGACACGCTCATCGCGGAGGCCACGTATCCGGAAGTGATGGCCGCCGGCGATGTCCCCTATCTGTCGACCGCCCGGCAGGCGGCACGGCAGGCTGCGGAAGCCGGTGTGGGCAAGCTCGTGCTGACGCACCTGTGGGCGGGCTCAGAGCCGGGGGAGTACCTCGACGCCGCGGCCGAGCAGTACGACGGCCGCACCTGCGTGGCCACCGCGGGTCTGTCCTTCGACGTCTAG